AACCGGATCTGACACTTGCAATCGAATTAATCTACCGCGAAACTGCGGAATTCCGTGCGAATGCCCCCATACTCATCACATCAAAAAAGGTGCTATTGTAGAAGTTGTCATATACGACGAAGgtaagaaggaaaaatgtgAATTACCCTCGCGGAAGATACTTTAATGGTTTTCAAAACTCGTTCTTGCAGTGTCCCAGCCCATGCTAGGTCATCCGTTTCACCTCCACGGGtattcttttaaaattttgaaaatcggacGGTTCACGGACGGAAGAAACATCTCGAAAAATGACATTGCGGGCGTTATTCACGAGCATCAAATGATGCTGGATTCAGCACAGTACGTGAGGCCGGCTGGAAAAGACACAGTTTCAGTTCCTCATGCCGGATACGTCATCTTTCGCTTTAAGGCTGATAATCCTGGTACGCAGTTTGTTAGGACACGATTTTTATCAGCTGATTTAAGTTCAACCGTGTTTCATCGTCTATCAATCAAAGTGACCAGAGTGGTTTGACCTTTCTTGAATTCTTTCAGGATGGTGGCTACTGCATTGCCATTTTCTTTACCACATCTCCATCGGAATGAACGCCATTTTTCACGTTGGTGAGAAAACTGATCTCCCTCCTGTACCTCCGATGTTTCCCACCTGCCATAGCTATACACCTGAAGTGCGACCGAATTTTCCGTACTCGTACAAGGGTAACAGCTCCACGCGGTGATCAAAgacagaatgtaaaaaaataatttagttACCAAAATAATTGGATGATTCTTCAGGATTATGATATAACGTTAGTGATTTTCTAgtctttgataaaaaaaaaaaatgaataaataaaatgttatcgttcaaatttaattatacaaaaaaaagaaatagaaattatcaacaaatgaggaatcaaaattataaaaatcgcatcTAAATGACATGTGCATAAATTGAAATCTCCCTGAAGgacaagaatatatatatagtcttATATCATCAACAGCTTGTGTTAATCAATCAAATTGCCGATCGTCAACAACTTTTCTAGAAGTCGACCATAAATCAATTGACCGAACTTCTCAGTCAAGAGTTCCAAAATCAATATACAATTGGCATGCACTGATTATTTAAACCAAATGATCTAcgagaaagtagaaaaaaaaatcaatgggCGCCTAAGGTTATGCATACCGCTTGCATCCCTGAAGAAGATTTGCTTAGCTGCCAAACGACAGGCGCGTTAAGCCCCTAATGAACGTTGACCGTGTTCACACCATCAGCAGCACAGAGACGCTCAAAGCAAATCACAGAAGAAACAAGTCGGTACGCTCACGTGTTGAATGTCAACAGCAAGTAGTACGAATAGTTTATCCTAATAAAAAGTACGTAATGTATAATGTGACAGCGAGTAATTTCGGAGAATTCAGCCCGAAGATACGCGAATCTCTAAATAGAGCGAAGTTTGTATCGTTCGACTGTGAGTTCAGCGGTATAAATTCGTTCGAAGAGACGAAAGTGAGGttagtttagaaaatattccaTCGCTATTTTAATATAaccagtaaaaataaataaaacaaatacctgccaacgaaatttatttagcaaatatttttgtcgTAGCCTTTTCGATACTGTCGAAGACCGATATCAGATACTCAAAAGCAGTATTAAGCGATGCATCGCGATTCAGGTTGGCCTGACAACTTACAACTGCGACCGAGATGTGAACAAGTATAATGCCGaagtcttcaatttttatctatttccAAATGTAGCGCCAGGTAGAGATACCGTTTTTGAGTGGCGCGCTTCTGCAATAGAATTTTTGTGCTCGCACAAGTTCGATTTCAACAAGGTATTACTCCTCTTACTTTCACCCTTTTCTCTTCGTCttatttctacaatttttcatgctcTCTTATCCACAGCTTGCTTACGATGGGATTTCCTATCTCAACGAGGAGGAAGAGCAGGAACTCCGTCGCAGGGTCGCTGACAACATTCTATTACGGAACATCGAACGATCTGTATCTTACATGGAAGAAGATAAACTTAAGGAAAGTTACAACCGTGTTGCCGAATGGTTGAAAACTTCTAACGTCGGGGAACCAATGAGCTTGGACGCCGCATCCCCCATGCTAGAGTATCTGATGCAGAAAGAGCTGAGGACCAGGTATCCGCAGATTTGGACGGAACCACGACACGGAAAGGTTCGAATGCTTTTCAACTCTTTTTgattcttgtttatttttatcagagCTAAGAAACCTGGCGTCTCTCTTCTGCTTTGCTTTCtgcctttctttttcttttttctctgttttcaccGGTTTCAGATCATCTTACAAAGAGTTGACAAAGAGATGCGCACAATACTCGAAGAAAAAGAGGATAATAAATTAGAGGAAACATTGGTCAACTCTTACTTAGGATTTTCGGACATATTTAAACTCATAGTCAGTTTAAAAAAACCAATTGTCGGACACAACGTACTCCTCGATCTTATGTTCATGCATCAACAGTTTTACATGCCGCTACCAGGTGAATTTCCTGCCGTGTAAATGTGTCGTATCGTCCTGACTCGGAATCTATTTCCAATCTTGAAGAAACTCTAACTTCTCGCTTTAATTTTCAGACAAATATAACACCTTCAAGAACAATATCCACAGGTTATTTCCCACAATTTACGACACAAAACATCTCAGCTTTGAACTGAAGCGAttagtacagaaaaaaagtaactcttTAACTTCTCTTGCTCTTACCTACATCCTTACTTCAATAGTATAAACAATTCGATGTATTTATAGATTTGTGGGAATCTAACGGTCTGGCAACTTTGTACAATTACTTCAAAGAAAACAGGAGCCAAATGTTGGCTCTCAACTCGCCTCAAATCTCACTATGCGATGAACAATCATCAGGTAATTCAAATACGTTCTACCACCAAAGGTCAACACTGTCAATTTCTTCTTAATATCTCCCCATCAATTAACTTTCAGAAACTGGCAGGTTTCATGAAGCTGGCTGGGACTCATACTGCGCAGGATACTGTTTCATAAAATTGGCTCACGTTTTTGCAATCTCACACTACGGAGGGTAAGCCTGAAAACATCCCCGTTCGTTTCATCAGTCAAATTTCTTAATTCTTACCACCATTTCATATCGTTGATCTTTTTGTCAACAGCGAAACGGAATTGAGGCCTCTAACCAATGCTGAAATACTCTCGGGTCCAAAAGCGCATGCAAACTGCATAAATTTGATTCGTGCCAGAATAAGCCACGTGGTAAGCCGcatccttttttattttttacatctcgTTCTGAATGaattatgagaaaa
This is a stretch of genomic DNA from Diprion similis isolate iyDipSimi1 chromosome 9, iyDipSimi1.1, whole genome shotgun sequence. It encodes these proteins:
- the LOC124410378 gene encoding pre-piRNA 3'-exonuclease trimmer-like, which translates into the protein MYNVTASNFGEFSPKIRESLNRAKFVSFDCEFSGINSFEETKVSLFDTVEDRYQILKSSIKRCIAIQVGLTTYNCDRDVNKYNAEVFNFYLFPNVAPGRDTVFEWRASAIEFLCSHKFDFNKLAYDGISYLNEEEEQELRRRVADNILLRNIERSVSYMEEDKLKESYNRVAEWLKTSNVGEPMSLDAASPMLEYLMQKELRTRYPQIWTEPRHGKIILQRVDKEMRTILEEKEDNKLEETLVNSYLGFSDIFKLIVSLKKPIVGHNVLLDLMFMHQQFYMPLPDKYNTFKNNIHRLFPTIYDTKHLSFELKRLVQKKNLWESNGLATLYNYFKENRSQMLALNSPQISLCDEQSSETGRFHEAGWDSYCAGYCFIKLAHVFAISHYGGETELRPLTNAEILSGPKAHANCINLIRARISHVNLAGPDPICARPQWLHVKSLGPNKMNISQIAEMFSPYGAVDVKLLKRHQALVAVGNHGTARDILTRFRSSRDIQVAPYSLLRHSPALQILLWGGILVSGGALAWVMHRNLHKSSVS